The Acidobacteriota bacterium genome has a segment encoding these proteins:
- a CDS encoding NADH:flavin oxidoreductase yields MTRDPRYDVLFEPVKIGPVTAKNRFYQVPHCTGMGYMMPKTLAAMREVKAEGGWGVVCTEYCSIHATSDNSPFRSATLWDDEDVKAQALMTEKVHRHGALAGVQLWYGGGVTSNLLSREVTLDVDSVPSDAPVQSQVMDRKDIHELRRWQVDAARRAVRAGFDIVYVYAAHGYLLSNFLSRGWNRRGDEYGGSLENRVRLVREMIEDTKEAVGHKCAVAVRFSADGDGHIDNDEQRDMVEMLADLPDLWDFVVADYSWEMGSSRFVKEAALEEYVAFAKKVTGKPVVTVGRFTSPDTMVGQIKKGITDFIGAARPSIADPFLPRKIEEGRIDDIRECAGCNVCFAHDS; encoded by the coding sequence ATGACACGCGATCCTCGCTACGACGTCCTTTTCGAGCCGGTGAAAATCGGGCCGGTCACCGCCAAGAACCGTTTTTACCAGGTGCCGCACTGCACCGGCATGGGATACATGATGCCCAAGACCCTGGCGGCCATGCGCGAGGTGAAGGCCGAAGGCGGCTGGGGGGTGGTGTGCACGGAGTACTGCTCGATCCACGCGACGTCCGACAACAGCCCTTTCCGGTCCGCGACCCTCTGGGACGACGAGGACGTCAAGGCCCAGGCCCTGATGACGGAAAAGGTTCACCGCCACGGCGCCCTGGCGGGCGTGCAGCTGTGGTACGGGGGCGGGGTAACCTCCAACCTGCTGTCCCGCGAGGTCACGCTCGACGTCGACAGTGTTCCGTCCGATGCTCCGGTCCAGAGCCAGGTCATGGACAGGAAGGACATACACGAGCTGCGGCGCTGGCAGGTCGACGCCGCCCGCAGGGCGGTGCGGGCCGGGTTCGACATCGTCTACGTCTACGCCGCCCACGGCTATCTGCTTTCCAATTTCCTGTCCCGCGGCTGGAACCGGCGCGGCGACGAGTACGGCGGCTCCCTGGAGAACAGGGTGCGGCTGGTGCGCGAGATGATCGAGGACACCAAGGAGGCGGTCGGCCACAAGTGCGCCGTCGCCGTGAGGTTCTCGGCCGACGGCGACGGGCACATCGACAACGACGAGCAGCGCGACATGGTGGAAATGCTGGCCGACCTGCCGGACCTCTGGGACTTCGTCGTCGCCGACTATTCGTGGGAGATGGGCAGCTCCCGGTTCGTCAAGGAGGCCGCCCTCGAGGAATACGTCGCGTTCGCGAAAAAAGTCACCGGCAAGCCGGTCGTGACGGTGGGCCGGTTCACGTCCCCCGACACCATGGTCGGCCAGATAAAGAAAGGTATCACCGATTTCATAGGCGCCGCCCGCCCCTCGATCGCGGACCCCTTCCTGCCCAGGAAGATCGAGGAAGGCCGGATCGACGACATCCGCGAGTGCGCCGGCTGCAACGTCTGTTTCGCGCACGATTCCCA